One Fusobacterium nucleatum genomic window carries:
- a CDS encoding diguanylate phosphodiesterase, with the protein MKKFELRPIYYPKDSYLNYILEIWVDGVNISQFYEENKLRIDVGYIFHIYNFFDNYLEEIIKEEVLPYENIEGTTIFETIDNIKEKYFYWLKDDYGHDEDDETDEEIEQIINISEPFYEWQRAHRLLLSGPFLYIPDIIFRRIGDKIEISWDTTWDITYQQRKYENENIKFISTKGVSYIDANEFYLEIKKFLKKIDNISKIQNEKFHIIEKTGKLIYTKDPYNNIEFKEEKEFLQDLEKIGYKFFTIYELVLITEKDKKIVPVILKYLSKIEDENIKTHLAYFLAVKNYKEASEKLIKEFYNAKTNEYRIALSKALSTIYNKDILNELLEIAKNKEYKDVNFPIIFTLRKYRDIRVKMFFEK; encoded by the coding sequence ATGAAAAAATTTGAATTAAGACCTATTTATTATCCAAAAGATTCGTACTTAAATTATATATTAGAAATTTGGGTAGATGGAGTTAATATAAGTCAATTTTATGAAGAAAATAAATTGAGAATAGATGTAGGATATATCTTTCATATTTATAATTTTTTTGATAATTATTTAGAAGAAATCATAAAAGAAGAAGTTTTACCTTATGAAAATATAGAAGGAACAACAATTTTTGAAACCATAGACAATATTAAGGAGAAATATTTTTATTGGTTAAAAGATGATTATGGACATGATGAAGATGATGAAACTGATGAAGAAATAGAGCAAATAATTAATATATCTGAGCCTTTTTATGAATGGCAAAGAGCACATAGATTACTTTTATCAGGACCATTCTTGTATATACCAGATATTATTTTTAGAAGGATAGGAGATAAAATAGAAATTTCTTGGGATACTACTTGGGATATTACATATCAACAAAGAAAATATGAAAATGAAAATATCAAATTTATTTCAACAAAGGGAGTAAGTTATATTGATGCTAATGAGTTTTACTTAGAAATAAAAAAATTTTTAAAAAAGATAGACAACATATCAAAAATTCAAAATGAAAAATTTCATATTATTGAGAAAACTGGAAAATTAATATATACAAAAGACCCTTATAATAATATTGAATTTAAAGAAGAAAAAGAATTTTTACAAGATTTAGAAAAAATAGGTTATAAATTTTTCACTATATATGAATTAGTGTTAATAACAGAAAAAGATAAAAAGATAGTTCCAGTTATACTGAAATACTTATCAAAAATAGAAGATGAAAATATAAAAACACACTTAGCTTATTTTTTAGCAGTAAAAAATTATAAGGAAGCCTCTGAAAAACTAATAAAAGAATTTTATAATGCTAAAACAAATGAATATAGAATAGCATTATCCAAGGCTTTGTCAACTATTTATAATAAAGACATTTTAAATGAATTATTAGAAATAGCTAAAAATAAAGAATATAAAGATGTAAATTTTCCAATTATATTTACTTTAAGAAAATATAGAGATATAAGAGTAAAGATGTTTTTTGAAAAATAG
- the glyQ gene encoding glycine--tRNA ligase subunit alpha: MTFQEIIFSLQQYWSSKGCIIGNPYDIEKGAGTFNPNTFLMSLGPEPWNVAYVEPSRRPKDGRYGDNPNRVYQHHQFQVIMKPSPTNIQELYLESLRVLGIEPEKHDIRFVEDDWESPTLGAWGLGWEVWLDGMEITQFTYFQQVGGLELDVIPVEITYGLERLALYIQNKENVYDLEWTKGVKYGDMRYQFEFENSKYSFELATLDKHFKWFDEYEEEAKKILDQGLVLPAYDYVLKCSHAFNVLDSRGAISTTERMGYILRVRNLARRCAEVFVENRKALGYPLLNKK, translated from the coding sequence ATGACATTTCAAGAAATAATTTTTTCTTTACAACAATATTGGAGTTCTAAGGGTTGTATAATTGGTAATCCTTATGATATAGAAAAAGGAGCAGGGACATTTAATCCAAATACATTTTTGATGTCTTTAGGACCTGAACCTTGGAATGTGGCCTATGTAGAGCCATCAAGAAGACCGAAAGATGGAAGATATGGGGATAATCCTAATAGAGTTTATCAACATCATCAATTTCAAGTAATAATGAAACCATCTCCAACTAATATTCAAGAGTTATATCTTGAAAGTTTAAGAGTTTTAGGAATAGAACCTGAAAAACATGATATAAGATTTGTTGAAGATGACTGGGAATCTCCTACTCTTGGAGCTTGGGGACTTGGTTGGGAAGTATGGTTAGATGGAATGGAAATAACTCAATTTACTTATTTCCAACAAGTTGGAGGATTAGAATTAGATGTAATCCCTGTTGAAATCACTTATGGTTTAGAAAGACTTGCACTATATATTCAAAATAAAGAAAATGTGTATGATTTAGAATGGACTAAAGGTGTAAAATATGGAGATATGAGGTATCAATTTGAATTTGAAAACTCTAAATACTCTTTTGAACTTGCTACTTTAGATAAACATTTTAAATGGTTTGATGAGTATGAAGAAGAAGCTAAGAAAATCTTAGATCAAGGTTTAGTTTTACCAGCTTATGACTATGTTTTAAAATGTTCTCATGCTTTTAATGTTTTAGATTCAAGAGGAGCTATTTCAACAACTGAAAGAATGGGATATATTTTAAGAGTTAGAAATTTAGCTAGAAGATGTGCAGAAGTATTTGTGGAAAATAGAAAAGCATTGGGTTACCCTCTTTTAAATAAAAAATAA
- the lspA gene encoding signal peptidase II encodes MIYIFLFLILLIIDQYSKFIVDSTLSVGETVPVIDNFFNLTYVQNRGVAFGLFQGKIDIVSILAIVAIGLILFYFCKNFKKISFLERIAYTMIFAGAVGNMVDRIFRAYVVDMLDFRGIWSFIFNFADVWINIGVVLIIVEHIFFNRKKRVK; translated from the coding sequence ATGATTTATATATTCTTGTTCTTAATATTACTTATAATAGACCAGTATTCAAAATTTATAGTGGATAGTACATTATCTGTTGGAGAAACAGTACCAGTGATAGATAATTTTTTCAATCTAACTTATGTACAAAACAGAGGAGTAGCTTTTGGACTATTTCAAGGTAAGATAGACATAGTAAGCATTTTAGCAATAGTTGCAATAGGATTAATTTTATTCTATTTCTGTAAAAATTTTAAAAAGATAAGTTTTTTAGAAAGAATAGCTTATACTATGATATTTGCAGGAGCAGTAGGAAATATGGTAGATAGAATATTTAGAGCCTATGTAGTAGATATGTTAGATTTTAGAGGTATTTGGTCTTTCATATTTAACTTTGCAGATGTATGGATAAATATAGGTGTAGTTTTGATAATAGTGGAACATATATTTTTCAATAGAAAAAAGAGGGTGAAATAA
- the ileS gene encoding isoleucine--tRNA ligase, which produces MSEKEYTSTLHLPKTDFQMKANLPNKEPKYIKKWAEEKIYEKGLEKNKNGETFILHDGPPYANGNTHIGHALNKILKDIIIKYKTFRGFKSPYVPGWDTHGLPIELQVVKEVGLGKAREMSALEIRKLCEKYARKWVGIQKEQFIRLGVLGDWDNPYLTLDPRFEAKQLELFGEIYEKGYIFKGLKPVYWSPATETALAEAEIEYYDHTSPSIYVRMQANKDLLDKIGFNEDAFVLIWTTTPWTLPANVAICLNENFDYGLYKTEKGNLILAKDLAESAFKDIGIENAELIKEFKGKELEYTTYQHPFLERTGLIILGDHVTADAGTGAVHTAPGHGQDDYVVGLSYKLPVISPIDHRGCLTEEAGDLFKGLVYSEANKAIIKYLTETGHILKMQEINHSYPHDWRSKTPVIFRATEQWFIRMEGGDLREKTLKVIDEINFIPAWGKNRIGSMMETRPDWCISRQRVWGVPIPIFYNDETNEEIFHKEILDRICDLVREHGTNIWVEKSPEELIGEELLVKYNLKGLKLRKETNIMDVWFDSGSSHRGVLEVWEGLHRPCDLYLEGSDQHRGWFHTSLLTSVASTGDSPYKSVLTHGFVNDGEGRKMSKSLGNTVSPEDVIKVYGADILRLWCGSVDYRDDVRISDNIVKQMSEAYRRIRNTARYILGNSYDFNPKTDKVAYKDMLEIDKWALNKLEVLKRSVTESYDKYEFYNLFQGIHYFAAIDMSAFYLDIIKDRLYTEKKDSTARRAAQTVMYEVLMTLTKMVAPILSFTAEEIWESLPAETRESESIFLADWYVNNDEYLKPELDEKWQQIIKLRKEVNKKLEKARQGENKIIGNSLDAKVSLYTEDNTLKEFMKENLELLETVFIVSDIEVVESADGNYTDAEEIEKLKIKIAHANGEKCERCWKYDELGTDSEHPTLCPRCTAVLK; this is translated from the coding sequence ATGAGCGAGAAAGAGTACACAAGTACGCTACACTTACCAAAAACAGACTTTCAAATGAAAGCAAATTTGCCTAATAAAGAGCCAAAGTACATAAAGAAATGGGCTGAGGAGAAGATTTATGAAAAAGGCTTAGAAAAAAATAAAAATGGGGAAACTTTTATATTACATGATGGACCACCTTATGCAAATGGGAATACTCATATAGGACATGCTTTAAATAAGATATTAAAAGACATAATTATAAAGTATAAAACATTTAGAGGATTTAAATCACCTTATGTTCCTGGTTGGGATACTCATGGATTACCAATAGAACTACAAGTAGTTAAAGAAGTTGGACTTGGAAAAGCAAGAGAAATGTCTGCTTTAGAAATAAGAAAACTTTGTGAAAAATATGCTAGAAAATGGGTAGGAATACAAAAAGAACAATTCATAAGGTTAGGAGTTTTAGGAGATTGGGATAATCCTTATCTAACACTTGACCCTAGATTTGAAGCTAAACAATTAGAATTATTTGGAGAAATCTATGAAAAAGGTTATATATTTAAAGGGTTAAAACCTGTTTATTGGTCACCTGCAACAGAAACAGCACTTGCTGAAGCTGAAATAGAATACTATGACCATACATCTCCATCTATCTATGTAAGAATGCAAGCTAATAAAGATTTATTAGATAAAATAGGATTTAATGAAGATGCCTTTGTTTTAATATGGACAACTACACCTTGGACATTACCAGCAAATGTAGCTATATGTTTAAATGAAAATTTTGACTATGGGCTATATAAAACAGAAAAAGGTAATTTAATTCTTGCAAAAGATTTAGCAGAAAGTGCATTTAAAGATATAGGAATAGAAAATGCAGAGCTTATAAAAGAATTTAAAGGTAAAGAATTAGAATATACAACATATCAACATCCTTTCTTAGAAAGAACAGGACTTATAATCTTAGGAGACCATGTTACTGCTGATGCAGGTACAGGAGCAGTTCACACTGCACCAGGACATGGACAAGATGACTATGTTGTTGGACTTAGCTATAAGTTACCAGTTATATCTCCAATAGACCATAGAGGTTGCCTAACAGAAGAAGCAGGAGATTTATTTAAAGGACTTGTTTATTCAGAAGCTAATAAGGCTATAATAAAATACTTAACTGAAACTGGGCATATATTAAAAATGCAAGAAATAAACCACTCTTATCCACATGATTGGAGATCTAAGACACCTGTTATATTCAGAGCTACTGAACAATGGTTCATAAGAATGGAAGGTGGAGATTTAAGAGAAAAGACTTTAAAAGTTATAGATGAAATAAACTTTATACCAGCTTGGGGAAAAAATAGAATAGGTTCTATGATGGAAACAAGACCTGATTGGTGTATATCAAGACAAAGAGTTTGGGGAGTTCCTATACCAATCTTCTATAATGATGAAACAAATGAAGAAATATTCCATAAAGAAATATTAGATAGAATCTGTGACTTAGTAAGAGAACATGGAACTAATATCTGGGTTGAAAAAAGTCCAGAAGAATTAATAGGAGAAGAACTATTAGTTAAATATAATCTAAAAGGATTAAAATTAAGAAAAGAAACAAATATAATGGATGTTTGGTTTGACTCAGGAAGCAGCCATAGAGGAGTATTAGAAGTTTGGGAAGGTTTACATAGACCTTGTGACTTATATCTTGAAGGTTCAGACCAACATAGAGGTTGGTTCCATACTTCACTTTTAACATCAGTTGCTTCAACTGGAGATTCACCTTATAAGAGTGTATTAACTCATGGCTTTGTTAATGATGGTGAAGGAAGAAAAATGTCTAAATCATTAGGAAACACAGTTTCTCCTGAAGATGTAATAAAAGTTTATGGAGCAGATATATTAAGACTTTGGTGTGGTTCTGTTGACTATAGAGATGATGTAAGAATATCTGATAATATAGTTAAACAAATGTCAGAAGCATACAGAAGGATAAGAAATACTGCAAGATATATACTTGGAAATTCTTATGATTTTAATCCAAAAACTGATAAAGTAGCATATAAAGATATGTTAGAAATAGATAAATGGGCTTTAAATAAATTAGAAGTATTAAAGAGAAGTGTAACTGAAAGTTATGATAAATATGAATTCTATAACTTATTCCAAGGTATACACTACTTTGCAGCAATAGATATGTCAGCTTTCTACTTAGATATAATAAAAGATAGACTTTATACTGAAAAGAAAGATTCTACTGCAAGAAGAGCAGCACAAACAGTTATGTATGAAGTTTTAATGACTTTAACAAAAATGGTTGCACCAATACTTTCATTTACAGCAGAAGAAATCTGGGAAAGTTTACCAGCTGAAACAAGAGAATCTGAATCAATTTTCTTAGCAGATTGGTATGTAAATAATGATGAATATTTAAAACCAGAGCTTGACGAAAAGTGGCAACAAATAATAAAACTAAGAAAAGAAGTAAATAAAAAATTAGAAAAAGCTAGACAAGGTGAAAACAAAATAATAGGAAACTCTTTAGATGCAAAAGTTAGCTTATACACAGAAGATAATACTCTAAAAGAATTTATGAAAGAAAACTTAGAATTATTAGAAACAGTATTTATCGTTTCTGATATTGAAGTAGTAGAATCTGCTGATGGAAACTATACAGATGCAGAAGAAATAGAAAAATTAAAAATAAAAATTGCTCATGCAAATGGTGAAAAGTGTGAAAGATGTTGGAAGTATGATGAGTTAGGAACTGACTCAGAACATCCTACACTTTGCCCAAGATGTACAGCAGTTTTGAAATAG
- a CDS encoding RNA-binding transcriptional accessory protein, with amino-acid sequence MEKIYKIVAEELKIPVDKVENTIKLLDDGATIPFVARYRKEITGNLDEVQIGDILQKVEYLRNLEERKEEVIRLIEEQGKLTEELRNSIIEAKILQEVEDIYFPYRKKKKTKADIAKERGLEPLAEKFYIANNLEEIQNLAKDFITEEVPTVEDAIEGAMLIIAQNISEKAEYRERIREIYLKYSIIESKASKKAAELDEKKVYNDYYEYAEKVEKMPSHRILALNRGEKEDILTIHLRLEDSDRERIENMILREFSKNDLVSIYKEIIKDSLDRLIVPSIEREVRNALTERAEIESIAVFKDNLKNLLLQAPLKEKNVLALDPGYRTGCKVAVIDKYGFYKENTVFFLVEAMHNPKQIQDARDKFLKLVKKYDIDIVSIGNGTASRETETFVANIIKEEKLNVKYLIVNEAGASVYSASKIAAEEFPDLDVTVRGAISIGRRIQDPLAELVKIDPKSIGVGMYQHDVNQSKLDESLDNVISHVVNNVGANINTASWALLSHISGIKKTVAKNIVDYRKENGNFKNRKEILKVKGVGPKAYEQMAGFLVIPEGENILDNTVIHPESYGIAEAILEKIGFDLEKYNNELDVARERLKSFDYKKFAKENEFGLETVKDVYEALLKDRRDPRDDFEKPLLKSDILNIDNLEVGMELEGTVRNVVKFGAFIDIGLKNDALLHISEISDKYIDDPSKVLSVGQIIKVKIKDVDKDRGRVGLTRKGQN; translated from the coding sequence ATGGAAAAGATTTATAAAATTGTAGCTGAAGAATTAAAAATTCCAGTTGATAAAGTTGAGAACACAATAAAACTTTTAGATGATGGAGCTACTATACCTTTTGTTGCAAGATATAGAAAAGAAATAACAGGAAATTTAGATGAAGTACAAATAGGAGATATATTACAAAAGGTTGAATATTTAAGAAATTTAGAAGAAAGAAAAGAAGAAGTAATAAGACTGATTGAAGAACAAGGAAAATTAACAGAAGAATTAAGAAACAGCATAATAGAAGCAAAAATTTTACAAGAAGTTGAAGATATTTATTTTCCATATAGAAAGAAAAAGAAAACAAAGGCTGATATTGCTAAGGAAAGAGGCTTAGAACCACTAGCAGAAAAATTTTATATAGCTAACAACTTAGAAGAAATTCAAAATTTAGCAAAGGATTTTATAACAGAAGAAGTTCCAACAGTTGAAGATGCAATAGAAGGAGCTATGCTTATAATTGCACAAAATATTTCTGAAAAAGCTGAATACAGAGAAAGAATAAGAGAAATATATTTAAAATACTCTATTATAGAATCAAAAGCTAGTAAAAAAGCAGCAGAATTAGATGAAAAGAAAGTTTATAATGACTATTATGAATATGCTGAAAAAGTTGAAAAAATGCCATCACATAGAATACTTGCATTGAATAGAGGAGAAAAGGAAGATATATTAACAATTCATTTAAGACTTGAAGATTCTGATAGAGAAAGAATTGAAAATATGATTCTTAGAGAATTTTCTAAAAATGATTTAGTTTCAATTTATAAGGAGATTATAAAGGACTCTTTAGATAGACTTATAGTTCCTTCTATTGAGAGAGAAGTTAGAAATGCACTAACAGAAAGAGCAGAAATTGAATCAATAGCAGTATTTAAGGATAATTTAAAGAATTTGCTTTTACAAGCACCTTTAAAAGAAAAGAATGTATTGGCACTTGACCCAGGATATAGAACAGGTTGTAAGGTTGCAGTTATAGATAAATATGGTTTTTACAAAGAAAACACAGTATTTTTCTTAGTTGAAGCTATGCACAATCCAAAGCAAATTCAAGATGCTAGGGATAAATTTTTAAAATTAGTTAAAAAATATGATATAGATATTGTAAGTATAGGAAATGGAACTGCTTCAAGAGAAACAGAAACTTTTGTTGCTAATATAATAAAAGAAGAAAAATTAAATGTAAAATATTTAATAGTTAATGAAGCTGGAGCTTCAGTTTATTCAGCCTCAAAAATTGCAGCAGAAGAATTTCCAGACTTGGATGTAACTGTTAGAGGAGCTATTTCAATAGGAAGAAGAATACAAGACCCACTTGCTGAACTTGTAAAGATTGACCCTAAATCTATTGGAGTTGGAATGTATCAACATGATGTAAATCAATCTAAATTAGATGAATCTTTGGATAATGTAATAAGTCATGTAGTAAATAATGTTGGAGCTAATATTAATACTGCCTCTTGGGCTTTACTTTCTCATATTTCTGGAATAAAAAAGACTGTTGCTAAAAATATAGTTGACTACAGAAAAGAAAATGGAAACTTTAAGAACAGAAAAGAAATTCTAAAAGTTAAAGGTGTTGGACCAAAAGCCTATGAACAAATGGCAGGTTTCTTAGTTATACCAGAAGGGGAAAATATTTTAGATAATACAGTTATCCACCCTGAGTCTTATGGAATAGCAGAAGCTATTTTGGAAAAAATAGGTTTTGATTTAGAAAAATATAACAATGAATTAGATGTAGCAAGAGAAAGATTAAAATCTTTTGATTACAAGAAATTTGCCAAAGAAAATGAATTTGGTCTAGAAACAGTAAAAGATGTCTATGAAGCACTTTTAAAAGATAGAAGAGACCCAAGAGATGATTTTGAAAAACCTCTTTTAAAATCTGATATTTTAAATATTGATAATCTGGAAGTAGGAATGGAACTTGAAGGAACAGTAAGAAATGTTGTTAAATTTGGAGCATTTATAGATATTGGTTTAAAGAATGATGCACTTTTACATATTTCAGAAATATCAGATAAATATATAGATGATCCAAGTAAAGTTTTATCAGTTGGACAAATAATAAAAGTTAAAATAAAAGATGTGGACAAAGATAGAGGAAGAGTAGGCTTGACAAGAAAAGGACAAAATTAA
- a CDS encoding HAMP domain-containing histidine kinase, which yields MFIKKDSLLLRIISYNGIAIVIVASIMATLFGIMIFNELNMRLLDKSRERTLLVNKAYLFVIDRSREQLYDASNDAVNLVLVDSNDKLLQNRLASAVRNQLSTESYALYGKSFIQIVSPNRRILGESGDRDIKYDLYKSNNIIPSKEFLEYGKAEYVSTKDALYVRIVQPYRLYRSTERNFIVLTFPLTNYSLSEIKEYAYLTKEDKVFILSKDGYLYGELSLDKVDDFFGNFKFNKVGRELSDNKYYFSEKKIGDDYYYLGMLALKNDNSDDYIGDIGVAISKNDFVAIKYMLATIILVVGILAVVISTALCARIFAKLLSPLNALADKTEKIGVNDEKDKGGIDFKEENIFEIRSISNSLKFMAERIEENEKLLKQKNNKLNTNLNRLVAVEKLLMGIDLVGSLSEGVNEVLRTLTSEVGLGYSRAIYLEYGEERDELSVKNYAINPSILANTEKYTEGINGFTFQINNIGEMIPLLNVKYEPGGIFWESMESGRIIYHNDKGFKYTYGNKLFKTLGLKNFMVLPVADKDIKIGCILVDYFGKDNLISEEEVEVNNLLLMNLLIRIKNAMTEESKLMKERYLTMSKVSNKFIKNNKKLINHIETFIENLTNNGYNNKDIDKIKRHLRDEKRKNIVIKDSLDSSKNDFEVFNFEKLIEKIVKNSEKILKKYGINTSLFIDFSGNMYGDKKKIYQMFIQILRNSINAILTRNKLDKKINIVVVGDKNHRIILEIIDNGVGMTQEEVKAVMRPYSDVKGDSIMGTGLITIYKIVKEHNGFMTISSELDIGTKIRIIFNEYREETNQ from the coding sequence ATGTTTATAAAGAAAGATTCTCTACTTTTAAGAATAATTTCATATAATGGGATTGCAATAGTAATTGTTGCCTCAATTATGGCAACTCTTTTTGGAATTATGATTTTTAATGAATTGAATATGAGACTTTTAGATAAATCTCGTGAGAGAACTTTGCTTGTAAACAAAGCTTATTTGTTTGTTATTGATAGAAGTCGTGAACAGCTATATGATGCTTCAAATGATGCAGTAAATTTAGTTTTAGTTGATAGTAATGATAAGTTGCTTCAAAATAGGCTTGCATCAGCAGTAAGAAATCAACTTAGCACAGAATCATATGCTTTATATGGAAAATCATTTATTCAAATAGTTTCTCCAAATAGAAGAATTTTAGGAGAAAGTGGAGATAGGGATATAAAATATGATTTATATAAAAGTAACAATATTATTCCTTCAAAAGAATTTTTAGAATATGGTAAAGCTGAATATGTTAGCACAAAAGATGCACTTTATGTGAGAATAGTTCAACCATATAGGTTGTATAGATCAACTGAAAGAAATTTTATAGTACTCACATTTCCTTTAACTAATTATAGTTTGTCAGAAATAAAAGAATATGCTTATTTAACTAAAGAAGATAAAGTATTTATTCTTTCAAAAGATGGTTACTTATATGGGGAATTGAGTTTGGATAAGGTTGATGATTTTTTTGGAAATTTTAAATTTAATAAAGTTGGAAGAGAATTATCAGATAACAAATATTATTTCTCAGAAAAGAAAATAGGTGACGATTACTATTACCTAGGAATGCTTGCCTTAAAAAATGACAATAGTGATGATTATATTGGAGATATAGGAGTTGCTATATCAAAAAATGATTTCGTTGCAATTAAGTATATGTTAGCAACTATAATATTAGTTGTGGGTATACTAGCAGTTGTTATAAGTACAGCACTTTGTGCAAGAATTTTTGCTAAACTTCTAAGTCCTTTAAATGCACTTGCAGATAAAACTGAAAAAATAGGCGTAAATGATGAAAAAGATAAAGGTGGAATAGATTTTAAAGAAGAAAATATCTTTGAAATTCGTTCAATTTCAAATTCTTTGAAGTTTATGGCAGAAAGAATAGAAGAAAATGAAAAACTTTTGAAACAAAAAAACAACAAATTAAATACAAACTTGAATAGATTAGTAGCAGTTGAAAAGTTATTGATGGGTATAGACTTAGTTGGAAGTCTATCAGAAGGGGTAAATGAAGTTTTAAGAACTTTGACATCAGAAGTTGGTTTAGGTTATAGTAGGGCCATATATTTAGAGTATGGAGAAGAAAGAGATGAACTTTCAGTAAAAAATTATGCTATAAATCCTTCTATATTAGCAAATACAGAAAAATATACTGAAGGGATAAATGGTTTCACATTTCAGATTAATAATATAGGGGAGATGATACCTCTTTTAAATGTAAAGTATGAACCAGGTGGAATATTCTGGGAAAGTATGGAATCAGGGAGAATAATCTATCACAACGACAAAGGTTTTAAATATACTTATGGAAATAAACTATTTAAGACACTTGGTTTAAAAAACTTTATGGTATTACCTGTTGCTGATAAAGATATAAAAATAGGTTGTATATTGGTTGATTATTTTGGAAAAGATAATTTAATTTCAGAAGAAGAAGTTGAAGTAAATAACTTATTGTTGATGAACTTGCTAATTAGAATTAAGAATGCTATGACAGAAGAAAGTAAACTGATGAAAGAAAGATATTTAACAATGTCTAAAGTTTCTAATAAGTTCATTAAGAATAATAAAAAATTAATCAATCATATTGAAACTTTTATTGAAAATTTAACAAATAATGGATATAATAATAAAGATATAGATAAAATAAAACGACACTTAAGAGATGAAAAAAGGAAAAATATTGTTATCAAGGATTCTTTAGATAGTAGCAAAAATGATTTTGAAGTATTTAATTTTGAAAAATTAATAGAAAAAATAGTAAAAAATAGTGAGAAAATATTAAAAAAATATGGAATAAATACTTCACTATTTATAGATTTTTCTGGAAATATGTATGGAGATAAGAAAAAAATATATCAAATGTTCATACAAATTTTAAGAAATTCAATAAACGCTATTCTTACTAGGAATAAATTAGATAAAAAGATTAATATAGTTGTTGTAGGGGATAAAAATCATCGTATTATTTTAGAGATAATTGATAATGGTGTTGGAATGACACAGGAAGAAGTCAAGGCAGTTATGAGACCATATTCAGATGTAAAAGGTGATAGTATTATGGGAACAGGACTTATAACTATATACAAAATAGTAAAAGAGCATAATGGATTTATGACTATATCTTCCGAATTAGATATTGGAACAAAGATAAGAATAATTTTTAATGAATACAGGGAGGAAACAAATCAATGA